A region of Chloroflexota bacterium DNA encodes the following proteins:
- a CDS encoding ABC transporter permease, giving the protein MGRFAYIRKRLLLMVFVLFGVTFIIFGMVRVLPGDPAFLILGDRATDQNAAELRQQLGLNKSLPEQYWLFISGIFTGTMGQSLIYRQPVADLLWKRIPVSLSLALYAMGLAAVTTLLFGIGAAINRGRWIDHVVRIVFLFILTTPNFWFGIMLILLFGLALKWLPVGGMGETPAENLRYMFLPALTLALQLSAVLIRNLRSQIILTMRADYVRTARAKGLREQYVLIRHVLRNALMSTVTIFGLQFGALVGGTIVVESVFGIHGIGELLIQAITGRDYPVVQSIVVVSAFLVILVNLLVDLSYSFLDPRVTYE; this is encoded by the coding sequence ATGGGACGATTCGCTTACATTCGAAAGCGCCTGCTGCTGATGGTGTTCGTGCTGTTCGGCGTCACGTTCATCATCTTCGGCATGGTGCGCGTCTTGCCGGGCGACCCGGCGTTTCTGATCCTGGGCGACCGCGCAACGGATCAGAACGCCGCCGAATTGCGCCAGCAGCTTGGCCTGAACAAATCGCTGCCGGAACAGTACTGGCTGTTCATCTCCGGCATCTTCACTGGCACCATGGGCCAGTCGCTGATCTACCGGCAGCCGGTCGCCGACCTGCTGTGGAAACGCATCCCGGTCTCGCTGTCGCTGGCTTTGTATGCCATGGGGTTGGCGGCCGTGACCACATTACTGTTTGGCATTGGGGCGGCGATCAACCGCGGGCGCTGGATTGACCATGTCGTGCGAATCGTGTTTCTGTTCATCTTGACGACGCCCAATTTCTGGTTCGGCATCATGCTCATTCTCTTGTTTGGACTGGCTCTGAAGTGGCTGCCGGTCGGCGGCATGGGCGAAACGCCGGCCGAAAACCTGCGCTACATGTTCCTGCCGGCTTTGACGCTGGCGCTGCAATTATCGGCGGTGCTGATCCGCAACCTGCGCAGCCAGATCATCCTGACCATGCGCGCCGACTACGTGCGCACGGCGCGCGCCAAGGGGCTGCGCGAGCAATATGTCCTGATCCGGCACGTGCTGCGCAATGCGTTGATGTCCACCGTCACGATCTTCGGCCTGCAATTCGGCGCGCTCGTCGGCGGCACGATCGTGGTCGAGAGCGTGTTCGGCATCCATGGCATTGGGGAGCTGCTGATCCAGGCGATCACCGGGCGCGATTACCCGGTTGTGCAGTCGATCGTCGTCGTCAGCGCGTTTCTGGTCATTCTGGTGAACCTGTTGGTGGACCTCTCGTACTCGTTCCTCGATCCGCGCGTGACCTATGAATAA
- a CDS encoding succinylglutamate desuccinylase/aspartoacylase family protein: MSKSTFEVAGVSAAPGARVSRVLDLEFGGTPIKMPVYVLNGAEAGPTVVVTAGIHGAEYVGIESAYRLAQRTDPATLRGQLVVVPIASMNAFMKRSIYICPPDNQNLNRMFPGDPNGSFAQRLADWIVQNLIRRADYYIDLHGGDMNEALVPFSIVQRTGKAELDAKALALATAYGLPYIVGREVRGSTYAAAAGLGIPAVLAEVGGQGLWPENEVQEHYNGLRRTIVHIGLTSDTPPPAPAQPRLLEEMAWLRSSHDGLFYPSVKVGDRVTKGQDLGRVADYLGNTQETVTAPVNGVILFLVTTLAMNNNDPLLAVGA, from the coding sequence ATGAGCAAATCGACGTTTGAAGTAGCCGGCGTCTCGGCTGCGCCAGGCGCGCGCGTATCGCGTGTGCTCGATCTGGAGTTCGGCGGCACGCCGATCAAAATGCCGGTGTACGTGCTGAACGGCGCGGAAGCCGGACCGACCGTCGTGGTGACGGCCGGCATCCACGGCGCGGAATACGTCGGCATCGAGAGCGCGTATCGCCTGGCCCAACGCACCGACCCGGCGACACTGCGCGGGCAACTGGTCGTGGTGCCGATCGCGAGCATGAACGCCTTTATGAAGCGTTCGATCTACATCTGCCCGCCCGACAACCAGAACCTGAACCGGATGTTCCCGGGCGACCCGAACGGCAGTTTCGCGCAGCGGCTGGCCGACTGGATCGTCCAGAACCTCATCCGCCGAGCAGATTACTACATTGACCTGCACGGCGGCGACATGAACGAGGCGCTCGTGCCGTTCAGCATCGTCCAGCGCACCGGCAAAGCCGAGCTGGACGCGAAAGCGCTGGCGCTGGCCACGGCGTACGGTCTGCCCTATATCGTCGGCCGGGAAGTGCGCGGCTCCACCTATGCGGCGGCGGCCGGGCTGGGCATTCCCGCCGTGCTGGCGGAAGTCGGCGGCCAGGGGCTGTGGCCGGAAAACGAAGTGCAGGAGCATTACAACGGCCTGCGCCGCACGATTGTCCACATCGGCCTGACGAGCGACACGCCGCCGCCCGCGCCGGCCCAGCCGCGCCTGCTGGAAGAGATGGCGTGGCTGCGCTCCAGCCACGACGGCCTGTTCTACCCGAGCGTGAAGGTCGGCGACCGGGTGACGAAAGGGCAGGACCTGGGCCGCGTGGCCGACTATCTCGGCAACACGCAGGAGACCGTGACGGCGCCGGTGAACGGCGTCATCCTTTTCCTAGTGACGACGCTGGCGATGAACAATAACGACCCGTTGCTGGCCGTGGGCGCGTAG
- a CDS encoding dihydrodipicolinate synthase family protein, which produces MRPLKGICPAIVTPFDSRGDFDPAAMRRIVQHQLAAGVDGFYVGGGTGEGLLLTRAEREALLETVIDEVRGRALVIAHIGAFQTAETLALARHASDIGADAIAALPPGYFYRPDATGLVRYYTAVAEASRVPLLVYNIPQRTGIGMTRELLDRLLAIPNIVGMKDSSGNVYALGLFFAGGKQPVIFQGEDTVLLAGLVAGACGGIGATYNIMPELFVELWRAYQANDLQAAARTQARVNTIIDALLVVDLFGGIKQTLAWMGMPCGEPRTPNRPLDESETAKLRRSLESVRFFKER; this is translated from the coding sequence ATGAGACCACTCAAGGGCATCTGCCCGGCGATTGTGACGCCGTTCGACAGTCGGGGCGACTTCGATCCGGCCGCGATGCGGCGGATCGTCCAGCACCAACTGGCGGCCGGCGTGGACGGGTTCTATGTCGGTGGCGGCACCGGCGAAGGGCTGCTGCTGACGCGCGCCGAGCGCGAAGCGTTGCTGGAGACGGTCATCGACGAAGTGCGCGGTCGCGCGCTCGTCATCGCCCACATCGGCGCGTTCCAGACGGCCGAAACGCTGGCGCTGGCTCGCCATGCGAGCGACATAGGCGCGGACGCCATCGCGGCGCTGCCGCCCGGCTACTTCTACCGGCCCGACGCAACCGGTCTCGTGCGGTATTACACGGCCGTTGCCGAGGCGTCGCGCGTGCCGCTGCTGGTCTACAACATCCCGCAGCGTACCGGCATCGGCATGACACGCGAACTGCTCGACCGGTTGCTTGCGATCCCGAACATCGTCGGCATGAAGGATTCGAGCGGCAACGTCTATGCGCTGGGGCTGTTCTTTGCGGGCGGGAAGCAGCCGGTGATCTTCCAGGGCGAGGATACCGTGCTGCTGGCCGGGCTCGTGGCCGGCGCCTGCGGCGGCATCGGTGCCACGTACAACATCATGCCGGAGCTGTTCGTCGAGTTGTGGCGTGCGTATCAGGCGAACGACTTGCAGGCGGCAGCGCGCACCCAAGCGCGCGTCAACACAATCATCGACGCCCTGCTCGTCGTCGATCTGTTCGGCGGCATCAAGCAGACACTGGCATGGATGGGAATGCCGTGCGGCGAGCCGCGCACGCCCAACCGCCCGCTCGACGAGAGCGAAACGGCGAAGCTGCGCCGGTCGCTGGAATCGGTCAGGTTCTTCAAGGAGCGCTAG
- a CDS encoding 2-dehydropantoate 2-reductase, with protein MKFLVWGAGAIGGTLGAHLVRAGHDITLVDRAAEHVEAINRNGLRITGPIAEFTARAKAYSPEALPGTFDHIVLAVKAQDTESAARALAPHLTAGGYVVSAQNGLNELVIKQVVGEARTIGCFVNFGADYLEPGVIMYGGRGAVVVGEIDGRMTPRLAELHRAFLDFEDRAIMTANIWGFLWGKLAYGAQLFATALTDEGIADALARPEYRGVYSAIAHEVMAVAQARGIKPEAFNGFDPHAFMPGVSREVSERSLDEMVAFNRKSAKTHSGIWRDLAVRKRKTEADPQLGPIVTLGAEVGVAAPLTAKVIAMIHEIEDGKRKMSTANLDILKSLVTSD; from the coding sequence ATGAAATTCCTGGTATGGGGCGCCGGCGCCATCGGCGGCACGCTCGGCGCGCATCTGGTGCGCGCGGGGCACGACATCACGTTGGTCGATCGCGCGGCCGAGCATGTCGAAGCGATCAACCGCAATGGGCTGCGCATCACCGGCCCGATCGCGGAGTTCACGGCGCGCGCGAAGGCGTACTCGCCGGAGGCGTTGCCCGGCACGTTTGATCACATCGTGCTGGCGGTCAAAGCGCAGGACACCGAGAGCGCGGCGCGCGCGCTGGCGCCGCACCTGACGGCAGGCGGCTACGTCGTGTCGGCGCAGAACGGGTTGAACGAGTTGGTCATCAAACAAGTCGTCGGCGAGGCGCGCACGATCGGCTGCTTCGTCAACTTCGGCGCGGACTACCTCGAGCCGGGCGTGATCATGTACGGCGGGCGCGGCGCGGTCGTCGTCGGCGAGATCGACGGGCGCATGACGCCGCGCCTGGCGGAACTGCATCGCGCGTTCCTCGATTTTGAGGACCGCGCGATCATGACCGCCAACATCTGGGGCTTCCTGTGGGGCAAGCTGGCGTATGGCGCGCAGTTGTTCGCGACCGCGCTGACCGACGAGGGCATCGCCGACGCGCTGGCGCGGCCGGAGTATCGCGGCGTGTACAGCGCGATCGCGCACGAGGTGATGGCGGTCGCGCAGGCGCGCGGCATTAAGCCGGAGGCGTTCAACGGCTTCGACCCGCACGCGTTCATGCCCGGCGTGTCGCGCGAGGTGTCGGAGCGCTCGCTGGACGAAATGGTCGCGTTCAATCGCAAATCGGCCAAGACGCACAGCGGCATCTGGCGCGACCTGGCCGTGCGCAAGCGCAAAACCGAAGCCGACCCGCAACTGGGGCCGATCGTCACGCTGGGCGCGGAGGTCGGTGTGGCTGCGCCGCTCACGGCGAAGGTGATCGCGATGATCCACGAGATCGAGGATGGCAAGCGCAAGATGAGCACCGCCAACCTCGACATACTGAAGTCGCTAGTGACTAGCGACTAG
- a CDS encoding glucose 1-dehydrogenase codes for MNIQFNGRTALVTGAAHGFGRAIALGFAARGANVWACDVQVAGLAETKRLAQAGGCVIETRTVDVSKREQVFAWVAEAQQTTGRIDILVNDAGGVLGQVGQPLEAVTPQQWQAIYDVNVTGAWYCCQAVAPAMKAAHYGRIVNISSGAGLGVSLTGIQAYASAKAAQIGLTRQLAHELGAWNITVNNVAPGFIRSNPTTEKQWESYGPEGQAALVERIALKRLGAPEDIASGVMFFASDYANWITGQVLSVDGGK; via the coding sequence ATGAACATCCAATTCAACGGCAGGACAGCATTGGTGACCGGCGCGGCGCATGGCTTCGGGCGCGCGATCGCACTGGGCTTCGCGGCGCGCGGCGCGAACGTGTGGGCGTGCGACGTGCAGGTTGCGGGTTTGGCGGAGACAAAACGACTCGCGCAAGCGGGCGGGTGCGTAATTGAGACGCGCACGGTGGACGTCTCGAAGCGCGAGCAGGTCTTCGCGTGGGTGGCCGAGGCGCAGCAGACGACTGGCCGGATCGACATTCTTGTCAACGACGCGGGCGGCGTGCTGGGCCAGGTCGGGCAGCCGCTTGAGGCGGTCACGCCGCAGCAGTGGCAGGCGATCTACGACGTGAACGTGACCGGTGCGTGGTATTGCTGCCAGGCGGTCGCGCCGGCCATGAAGGCGGCGCACTACGGGCGCATCGTGAACATCTCGAGCGGCGCGGGCCTCGGCGTCAGCCTGACCGGCATCCAGGCGTACGCCTCAGCTAAGGCGGCGCAGATCGGCCTGACGCGGCAGTTGGCGCACGAGTTGGGAGCGTGGAACATCACGGTCAACAACGTCGCGCCCGGCTTCATCCGCTCCAACCCGACGACCGAGAAGCAGTGGGAGTCGTACGGGCCGGAAGGGCAGGCGGCGCTGGTCGAGCGCATCGCGCTGAAGCGGCTCGGTGCGCCGGAGGACATCGCGTCCGGCGTGATGTTCTTCGCGTCGGACTACGCCAACTGGATTACGGGGCAGGTGCTCTCGGTCGACGGCGGCAAGTGA
- a CDS encoding type II toxin-antitoxin system HicB family antitoxin, translating to MSERVKSLSGRPYRTVVRYEPAGDGSPDYIASHPEFGDACIAQGDSPEDALANLNEIREMVIAHLVEHGLAVPNPEPWPGAVVSLGDLAPSVTYTLMKVPAVRML from the coding sequence ATGAGTGAGCGTGTGAAATCATTGAGCGGTCGGCCGTATCGCACGGTGGTGCGGTACGAGCCAGCGGGTGATGGCAGCCCGGATTACATCGCTTCGCATCCTGAATTCGGCGATGCGTGTATTGCGCAGGGCGACAGCCCGGAAGATGCGTTGGCGAATCTGAACGAGATCCGAGAGATGGTCATTGCCCATCTGGTTGAACATGGGTTGGCGGTACCCAATCCGGAGCCATGGCCTGGCGCCGTCGTGAGCTTGGGAGACCTGGCGCCGAGTGTGACGTATACCCTGATGAAGGTACCGGCTGTGCGCATGTTGTAG
- a CDS encoding zinc-binding alcohol dehydrogenase produces the protein MQIKAAVLHGPRDLRVEDRALAVETLKPDELWVQTEVSALSTGTDRGNYEGAQRVPGAPDYPRWVGYSNVGIVRGVGAAVTRLRVGERVFALKPHQSAYVARESELIVRVPPDVAPEDAAFTYLFHLGFQSLQRGHFVPGENVAVVGLGILGLASVELARAQGARVLALGNAASRLAVARSVGAHVALQSDAPELPAAIDELTHGTGIDLVILAANPWPAYRTAMEIVRPNGRVAVLSLPGRGEPPSDFNPLELEWFYGKALTIIAVAGVAAYAYPFIQAPSSSRPGEAVAAVFSRARGCEYLLDLMAERRLQPSRLITHCLPYQRMNEAYEMALHRDKSMIGVVFDWR, from the coding sequence ATGCAGATCAAAGCCGCCGTGCTGCACGGCCCGCGCGACCTGCGGGTCGAAGATCGCGCACTCGCAGTCGAGACGCTGAAGCCGGATGAGCTGTGGGTGCAGACCGAGGTGTCGGCGCTGTCCACCGGCACCGATCGCGGCAACTACGAGGGCGCGCAGCGTGTGCCGGGCGCGCCGGACTACCCGCGCTGGGTCGGCTACAGTAACGTCGGCATCGTCCGGGGTGTGGGCGCTGCCGTCACCCGCTTGCGAGTGGGCGAGCGCGTATTCGCTCTCAAGCCGCACCAGTCGGCCTACGTCGCCCGCGAGTCCGAACTGATCGTGCGCGTGCCGCCCGACGTCGCGCCCGAGGATGCGGCCTTCACGTATCTCTTTCATCTCGGCTTCCAGTCGTTGCAGCGCGGGCATTTCGTGCCGGGCGAGAATGTGGCGGTCGTCGGGCTGGGCATCCTCGGCCTGGCGTCGGTCGAACTGGCGCGGGCGCAGGGGGCGCGCGTCCTCGCGCTGGGCAACGCGGCCAGTCGGCTCGCCGTGGCGCGGTCGGTCGGCGCGCATGTGGCGCTGCAAAGCGATGCGCCGGAGTTGCCGGCGGCGATTGATGAACTGACGCACGGCACCGGCATCGACCTGGTCATTCTGGCTGCCAACCCGTGGCCGGCGTATCGCACGGCGATGGAGATCGTGCGCCCCAACGGCCGCGTCGCGGTGCTCAGCCTGCCGGGCCGCGGTGAGCCGCCGTCCGACTTCAATCCGCTGGAACTGGAGTGGTTCTACGGCAAAGCGCTGACGATCATCGCCGTTGCCGGGGTGGCCGCATATGCGTATCCGTTCATTCAAGCGCCGTCGTCTTCACGACCGGGTGAGGCCGTCGCTGCGGTCTTCAGTCGCGCGCGTGGCTGCGAGTACTTGCTCGACCTCATGGCGGAGCGCCGCCTGCAACCTTCACGCCTGATCACGCACTGTTTGCCGTATCAGCGCATGAACGAAGCTTACGAGATGGCGCTTCACCGCGATAAGTCGATGATCGGGGTGGTATTCGACTGGCGCTGA
- a CDS encoding ABC transporter substrate-binding protein, giving the protein MQGRVTKLLLIVALCALGLAVACAPTPASPAPGGPAATPAVSTGPKVLKMARNAEPFSPFVPWQIDDNPALFISVNVYDSLLRTTKDGMGVEPGLAAKWESTSDGLTWTFTLRDNLKYSDGSALKAADVKASLDMARGGEKSAWKDNYKAIKEVQAPDDKTVKVILSQPYAPILSVLAMFCGAVMPADRAKATDTKDYDVAAAWKTQGSGAYYIEGWKKGDPIVLKRNPNYWKGKPAIDEVRIEYIPDDNTRVLKLQGGEVDIIDFVPFSQIAALSAMPNLKAQTFTIQQTAFIILNTEKPPLNDPKVRQALNYATDKDAIIKTVYFGQAEFMNSPIPKGTYWDKTVPGYKYDLDKAKALMAGSAGAKGFTMDMQVRSGNTNFANTAVILKDAWAKIGVTVDIQTQETSVVRANYREGKFMSTPSAWTNDMNDPTQIVNYAMRGGASPFAYWTRYNNPAVNDKITKADLEQDAKKREALYAELQKTYSEDAPLVFIAYLGATAGWQKYVDGFVIDGMSYYRFEDVKLNK; this is encoded by the coding sequence ATGCAAGGTCGAGTTACAAAACTGTTGCTCATCGTCGCGCTCTGCGCGCTCGGTCTCGCGGTCGCCTGCGCGCCCACCCCGGCGTCGCCCGCGCCGGGCGGCCCCGCGGCGACACCGGCCGTATCGACCGGACCGAAGGTGCTGAAGATGGCGCGCAATGCCGAGCCGTTCAGCCCGTTCGTGCCCTGGCAGATTGACGACAACCCCGCGCTGTTCATCTCCGTCAACGTGTATGATTCACTGCTGCGCACGACGAAGGACGGCATGGGCGTCGAACCGGGCCTGGCCGCCAAGTGGGAAAGCACCTCCGACGGCCTGACCTGGACGTTCACCCTGCGCGACAACCTGAAGTACAGCGACGGCTCGGCGCTCAAGGCGGCCGACGTCAAGGCCTCGCTCGACATGGCGCGCGGCGGCGAGAAGAGCGCCTGGAAGGACAACTACAAGGCGATCAAGGAAGTACAAGCGCCGGACGATAAGACCGTCAAGGTGATTTTGAGCCAGCCATACGCCCCGATCCTCTCGGTGCTGGCGATGTTCTGCGGCGCCGTGATGCCGGCCGACCGGGCGAAGGCGACCGATACGAAGGACTACGACGTCGCGGCGGCGTGGAAAACGCAGGGCAGCGGCGCGTACTACATCGAGGGCTGGAAGAAGGGCGATCCGATTGTCCTGAAGCGCAACCCGAACTACTGGAAGGGCAAGCCGGCCATCGACGAAGTGCGCATCGAGTATATCCCGGATGACAATACGCGCGTCCTGAAGCTGCAGGGCGGCGAAGTGGACATCATCGACTTCGTGCCGTTCAGCCAGATCGCGGCGTTGAGCGCGATGCCGAACCTCAAGGCGCAAACCTTCACGATCCAGCAGACGGCGTTCATCATCCTCAACACCGAGAAGCCGCCGCTCAACGACCCGAAGGTGCGCCAGGCGTTGAACTACGCGACCGACAAGGACGCGATCATCAAGACGGTCTACTTCGGGCAGGCCGAGTTCATGAACTCGCCGATTCCGAAGGGCACCTACTGGGACAAGACGGTGCCGGGCTACAAGTACGACCTCGACAAGGCCAAGGCGTTGATGGCCGGATCGGCCGGCGCCAAGGGCTTTACGATGGATATGCAGGTACGCTCGGGCAACACAAACTTCGCCAACACGGCGGTGATCCTGAAGGACGCCTGGGCGAAGATCGGCGTCACGGTGGACATCCAGACGCAGGAGACGAGCGTTGTGCGTGCCAACTACCGCGAGGGCAAGTTCATGTCCACGCCCAGCGCCTGGACGAACGACATGAACGACCCGACGCAGATCGTGAACTACGCGATGCGCGGCGGCGCCAGCCCGTTCGCTTACTGGACGCGCTACAATAACCCCGCCGTGAACGACAAGATCACCAAGGCGGACCTGGAGCAGGATGCCAAGAAGCGCGAGGCGCTGTACGCCGAGCTGCAGAAGACCTACTCGGAGGATGCGCCGCTGGTGTTCATCGCTTATCTGGGCGCGACCGCCGGCTGGCAGAAGTACGTCGACGGCTTTGTCATCGACGGTATGTCGTACTACCGGTTTGAAGACGTCAAGCTGAACAAGTAA
- a CDS encoding ABC transporter permease, whose translation MNNTADNTRRPPVYAELVSPGVRERIKQLRLNSTLLTGAGLMAILVASAFAAPLLTPYDPIAQSLAEGFLPPGSPGHALGTDQFGRDIWARIVYSLQLDLQIGLLSVLFPFIFGSLIGVLTGYLGGRFDTLFMRIVDVLMAFPFLILVIAIMSILGPGLTNLYIAVGVFGWVPYARITRGETLATRQLEYVQAATTIGCSTPRIVLGHILPNVIAPALIYVFTGMVLAILTGATLSFLGLGPQPPTPEWGAMIADGRQYLLQAWWMTTLPGLALLVVGVSLSLIGDGLAERR comes from the coding sequence ATGAATAATACCGCCGACAACACGCGCCGCCCGCCCGTCTACGCCGAACTCGTCTCGCCGGGCGTCCGCGAGCGCATCAAGCAGTTGCGTCTGAACTCCACGCTGCTCACCGGCGCGGGGTTGATGGCGATCCTGGTTGCCAGCGCATTCGCCGCGCCGCTGTTGACGCCGTACGACCCGATCGCGCAGAGCCTCGCGGAGGGGTTCCTGCCGCCGGGCAGCCCTGGACACGCGCTCGGGACCGACCAATTCGGGCGCGACATCTGGGCGCGCATCGTATACAGCCTGCAGCTCGACTTGCAGATCGGACTGCTGTCGGTGCTCTTTCCATTCATATTCGGCTCGTTGATCGGTGTGCTGACCGGATACCTGGGCGGCCGATTCGACACGTTGTTCATGCGTATCGTCGATGTCCTGATGGCGTTCCCATTCCTGATCCTCGTCATCGCCATCATGAGCATTCTCGGGCCCGGACTGACCAACCTGTACATCGCCGTCGGCGTGTTCGGCTGGGTGCCGTATGCACGCATCACGCGCGGCGAGACGCTCGCGACGCGCCAACTGGAATACGTGCAAGCAGCCACGACCATTGGCTGCTCGACGCCGCGCATCGTGCTGGGCCACATCCTGCCCAATGTCATCGCGCCCGCGCTCATCTACGTCTTCACCGGCATGGTGCTGGCGATCCTGACCGGCGCGACGCTGTCGTTTCTCGGCCTGGGGCCGCAACCACCGACCCCCGAGTGGGGAGCGATGATCGCCGATGGCCGGCAGTATTTACTGCAAGCGTGGTGGATGACGACGCTGCCCGGCCTGGCGCTGCTGGTGGTTGGCGTGTCCTTGAGTCTGATCGGCGACGGCCTCGCCGAACGACGGTGA
- a CDS encoding dipeptidase produces the protein MTPFEYLTQHDARILDELIEFARIPSVSADPAHRPDIERAVQWVTRQLTGAGMADVRVMPTTGNPVVFAQWLGAPGKPTVLIYGHYDVQPPDPLDKWQSDPFAPEVRDDKLYARGVSDDKGPTLIPLKAVEAFFATQKALPINLKFMIEGEEEIGSPSLEPFIRQNADLLAADFVLSADGAMWRIDEPSITVASRGLVTLEFSLQGAGKDLHSGRYGGSVANALHAMAELVASLHRPDGRIAVEGFYDDVVELTADESAALRVLPFDEATYQRQVGAPELFGEPGYTTLERQWTRPTLEVNGMWGGYQGPGSKTVTPAEAHCKISCRLVPNQKPDAIRALLAKHLAAHVPRGVTLNIMPDRHAANPYRIPADHIGLKVAETVLRAVYKQAPVFVRMGGTLPVSELFKRILGIDTVFFSFSTADEDFHAPNEFFRVQRLHDGLQAWALYWDTLGRGVG, from the coding sequence ATGACGCCCTTCGAGTATCTGACCCAGCACGACGCGCGCATCCTCGACGAGTTGATCGAGTTCGCGCGCATCCCCAGCGTCAGCGCAGACCCGGCGCACCGCCCCGATATCGAGCGCGCCGTGCAGTGGGTGACGAGGCAATTGACCGGCGCCGGCATGGCCGACGTGCGCGTGATGCCGACCACCGGCAACCCGGTCGTCTTCGCGCAGTGGCTCGGCGCGCCGGGCAAGCCGACTGTTCTCATCTACGGGCACTACGACGTGCAGCCGCCCGACCCGCTCGACAAGTGGCAGAGCGACCCGTTCGCGCCTGAAGTGCGCGACGACAAGCTGTACGCGCGCGGTGTGTCCGACGACAAAGGGCCGACGCTGATCCCGCTCAAGGCGGTCGAGGCGTTCTTCGCCACGCAGAAGGCGCTGCCGATCAACCTGAAGTTCATGATCGAGGGCGAGGAAGAGATCGGCAGCCCCAGCCTGGAGCCGTTCATCAGGCAAAATGCCGATTTGCTGGCAGCCGACTTCGTGCTCTCCGCCGACGGCGCGATGTGGCGCATCGACGAGCCGTCGATCACGGTCGCCAGCCGAGGGCTGGTGACGCTGGAGTTCAGCCTGCAGGGCGCGGGTAAGGACTTGCACTCCGGCCGCTATGGCGGCTCGGTCGCGAACGCGCTGCATGCGATGGCGGAGCTCGTCGCGAGCCTGCACCGGCCGGACGGGCGGATCGCCGTCGAAGGGTTCTATGATGATGTGGTCGAGCTGACCGCCGACGAAAGCGCAGCCCTGCGCGTGCTGCCGTTCGACGAGGCAACATACCAGCGGCAGGTCGGCGCGCCGGAACTGTTCGGCGAGCCGGGCTACACGACGCTCGAACGGCAGTGGACGCGCCCGACGCTCGAAGTCAACGGCATGTGGGGCGGCTATCAGGGGCCGGGCAGCAAGACGGTCACGCCGGCCGAGGCGCATTGCAAGATTTCGTGCCGGCTGGTGCCGAACCAGAAGCCTGACGCAATCCGCGCGTTGCTCGCTAAGCACCTGGCGGCGCACGTGCCGCGCGGCGTCACACTCAACATCATGCCTGACCGGCATGCGGCCAACCCGTACCGCATCCCGGCGGATCACATCGGCTTGAAGGTCGCTGAGACGGTGCTGCGCGCGGTATACAAGCAGGCGCCGGTCTTTGTGCGCATGGGCGGCACGCTGCCGGTCAGCGAACTGTTCAAGCGCATCCTCGGCATCGATACGGTCTTCTTCTCGTTCTCGACGGCCGACGAGGACTTCCACGCGCCCAACGAGTTCTTCCGCGTGCAGCGCCTGCACGACGGCCTGCAAGCGTGGGCGCTGTACTGGGACACGCTGGGGCGTGGTGTGGGGTAG
- a CDS encoding creatininase family protein: protein MRISDMNWMQVEQYLKKDDRAVLPLGSTEQHAYLSLSVDSILSERVALEAAEPLGVPVFPVLSYGLTPYFRAFPGTVTLRISTYLNLVRDVLDGIASHGFKRIVIVNGHGGNDPARGLAGEWMADNPGVKGKFHNWWNAPRTFAQVQAFDPVASHASWMENFPWTRLTGVSMPAGQKKPADMGILRQLAPRALRDYLGDGNYGGVYQRPDSEMLAIWKLGVEETREQIDGGWA from the coding sequence ATGCGTATCAGCGACATGAATTGGATGCAGGTTGAGCAGTACCTGAAGAAAGACGACCGCGCGGTGCTTCCGCTCGGCAGCACCGAACAGCACGCCTACCTGAGCCTGAGCGTGGACAGCATCCTCTCGGAGCGGGTGGCACTGGAGGCGGCCGAGCCGCTGGGCGTACCGGTCTTTCCGGTGTTGTCCTACGGCCTGACGCCGTACTTCCGGGCGTTTCCAGGCACGGTGACGCTGCGTATCAGCACCTACCTGAACCTCGTGCGCGACGTGCTCGACGGCATCGCCTCGCACGGCTTCAAGCGGATCGTGATCGTCAACGGGCACGGCGGCAACGATCCGGCGCGCGGGCTGGCCGGCGAGTGGATGGCGGACAATCCGGGCGTCAAGGGAAAGTTCCACAACTGGTGGAACGCGCCGCGCACGTTCGCGCAGGTGCAGGCGTTCGACCCGGTCGCGTCGCACGCGTCGTGGATGGAGAACTTCCCGTGGACGCGACTGACGGGCGTGAGCATGCCTGCCGGGCAGAAGAAACCGGCCGACATGGGCATCCTGCGGCAACTGGCGCCGCGCGCCCTGCGTGACTATCTGGGCGACGGCAACTACGGCGGCGTCTACCAGCGGCCCGACAGCGAGATGTTGGCGATCTGGAAACTGGGCGTCGAAGAGACGCGCGAGCAGATCGACGGCGGCTGGGCATAA